In Manis pentadactyla isolate mManPen7 chromosome 3, mManPen7.hap1, whole genome shotgun sequence, a single window of DNA contains:
- the NUDT5 gene encoding ADP-sugar pyrophosphatase isoform X2 → MENQESAESSQNTKQSIISEELISEGKWIKFEKTTYMDPTGKIRTWETVKRTTRKGQSADGVAVIPVLQRTLHYECVVLVKQFRPPMGCYCLEFPAGLIDDDESPEAAALRELEEETGYKGDIAECSPALCTDPGLSNCTTHMVTVTINGDDAENVRPKPKPGDGEFVEVISLPKNDLLKRIDALVAEEHLTVDARVYSYALALKHANTKPFEVPFLKF, encoded by the exons ATGGAAAACCAAGAATCAGCGGAGTCTTCTCAAAATACCAAACAGTCTATTATTTCAGAGGAG TTAATTTCAGAAGGAAAATGGATCAAGTTTGAAAAAACAACTTACATGGATCCTACTGGTAAAATAAG AACCTGGGAAACTGTGAAACGTACAACCAGGAAAGGACAGTCGGCTGATG GTGTGGCGGTTATCCCGGTGCTGCAAAGAACTCTTCACTACGAATGTGTTGTTCTGGTGAAACAGTTCCGACCACCAATGGGATGCTACTGCCTAGAATTCCCCGCAG GTCTCATAGATGATGATGAAAGCCCAGAAGCAGCTGCCCTCCGGGAGCTTGAGGAGGAAACTGGCTATAAAGGTGACATTGCTGAATGTTCTCCAG CTCTATGCACAGACCCAGGTTTGTCAAACTGTACCACACACATGGTGACAGTGACCATCAATGGAGATGATGCTGAAAATGTAAGACCTAagccaaagccag gagatgGAG AATTTGTGGAAGTAATTTCCTTACCAAAGAATGACCTGCTGAAGAGAATTGATG CTCTGGTAGCCGAGGAACATCTGACGGTGGATGCCAGGGTTTATTCCTATGCTCTGGCCCTGAAACACGCAAACACGAAGCCGTTTGAAGTGCCCTTCCTCAAGTTTTAA
- the NUDT5 gene encoding ADP-sugar pyrophosphatase isoform X1, which translates to MENQESAESSQNTKQSIISEELISEGKWIKFEKTTYMDPTGKIRTWETVKRTTRKGQSADGMSANPSQLFIKEVTTHDCRRPGVAVIPVLQRTLHYECVVLVKQFRPPMGCYCLEFPAGLIDDDESPEAAALRELEEETGYKGDIAECSPALCTDPGLSNCTTHMVTVTINGDDAENVRPKPKPGDGGMLLNSQWLTVSMA; encoded by the exons ATGGAAAACCAAGAATCAGCGGAGTCTTCTCAAAATACCAAACAGTCTATTATTTCAGAGGAG TTAATTTCAGAAGGAAAATGGATCAAGTTTGAAAAAACAACTTACATGGATCCTACTGGTAAAATAAG AACCTGGGAAACTGTGAAACGTACAACCAGGAAAGGACAGTCGGCTGATGGTATGAGCGCAAACCCATCACAGCTCTTCATAAAGGAAGTCACCACACATGATTGTAGGAGGCCAG GTGTGGCGGTTATCCCGGTGCTGCAAAGAACTCTTCACTACGAATGTGTTGTTCTGGTGAAACAGTTCCGACCACCAATGGGATGCTACTGCCTAGAATTCCCCGCAG GTCTCATAGATGATGATGAAAGCCCAGAAGCAGCTGCCCTCCGGGAGCTTGAGGAGGAAACTGGCTATAAAGGTGACATTGCTGAATGTTCTCCAG CTCTATGCACAGACCCAGGTTTGTCAAACTGTACCACACACATGGTGACAGTGACCATCAATGGAGATGATGCTGAAAATGTAAGACCTAagccaaagccag gagatgGAGGTATGTTACTCAACTCCCAGTGGCTGACCGTGTCTATGGCTTAG